A region from the Vicia villosa cultivar HV-30 ecotype Madison, WI linkage group LG3, Vvil1.0, whole genome shotgun sequence genome encodes:
- the LOC131656376 gene encoding probable protein phosphatase 2C 25 codes for MSCSVVVSNSNVFSLPSPCQFSLSSPVLKRKRPAKLHIPVASLTIEVPPAAMTPAPEKDVVEVEGNGFSVYCKRGSRKHMEDRYSASDDLHEETKQAFFGIFDGHGGAKASEFAADNMEKNVMEEVIRRDESDIEEAVKHGYLKTDSDFLKEDVHGGSCCVTALIKNGNLIVSNAGDCRAVISRGGVAEALTSDHKPSRKDEKDRIETQGGYVDMCRGVWRIQGSLAVSRSIGDRHMKQWVIAEPETKVLRIEPHHDLLILASDGLWDKVSNQEAVDIARPLCVGNNKQGPFQACKKLVDLSASRGSIDDTSVMIIKLQKYI; via the exons ATGTCTTGCTCGGTTGTCGTTTCAAATTCTAATGTCTTCTCTCTCCCCTCTCCTTGCCAATTCTCTCTCTCCTCGCCTGTTTTGAAGAGAAAGAGACCGGCTAAGCTTCATATACCCGTTGCTTCTCTGACTATCGAAGTCCCGCCGGCGGCAATGACTCCGGCACCGGAGAAGGACGTTGTTGAGGTGGAGGGAAACGGTTTTTCTGTATATTGTAAGAGAGGAAGTAGGAAACATATGGAGGATCGTTATTCGGCTTCTGATGATCTTCACGAAGAAACAAAACAGGCTTTTTTTGGCATATTTGATGGGCATGGAGGTGCAAAAGCTTCAGAATTCGCAGCAGATAACATGGAAAAGAATGTAATGGAAGAAGTGATCAGAAGAGATGAGAGTGATATTGAGGAAGCAGTGAAGCATGGCTACCTCAAAACAGATTCAGATTTCTTAAAAGAGGATGTTCATGGTGGTTCTTGCTGTGTAACAGCATTGATTAAGAACGGTAATCTTATCGTGTCCAATGCGGGCGATTGTCGCGCTGTTATTAGCCGAGGAGGTGTTGCTGAGGCCTTAACATCTGATCACAAACCTTCGAGGAAAGATGAAAAAGACAGGATCGAAACTCAG GGTGGTTATGTTGATATGTGCCGTGGCGTGTGGAGAATCCAAGGCTCTCTTGCTGTTTCTAGGAGCATTGGAGATAGACACATGAAACAATGGGTGATAGCAGAACCTGAGACCAAAGTTCTTAGAATTGAACCTCATCATGACTTGCTAATCCTAGCTTCAGATGGATTATGGGACAAG GTTAGTAATCAGGAAGCAGTAGATATAGCTCGTCCTCTTTGTGTAGGGAACAATAAACAAGGACCCTTTCAAGCCTGTAAGAAACTTGTCGATTTATCAGCGTCGCGAGGCTCTATCGATGATACAAGTGTTATGATCATCAAATTACAGAAATATATTTGA